The Sediminispirochaeta smaragdinae DSM 11293 genome has a segment encoding these proteins:
- a CDS encoding L-lactate MFS transporter, which produces MSLTVKRWFVLAASCLVNLCIGSIYAWSVFAKPMAAYLSSVGGAALGSLAIVFTVANSVGPITMISGGFINDRASPRFIILTGGILFGGGIFFSGFAKSLGMLIVSYGLGTGLGLGLVYGCVVANMIKFFPDHRGLVGGLVTASYGVCSVIMPPLANALIAANGVTATFKIIGAVMMILIGAASFFIIRCPPGFVPEGWTPPAAKSGGPVGAEKDWKGMLLDPIFYVMMMMLCCGAFSGLMVISQASPVAQEMIGMSAASAAVAVSFLALVNTFGRIVAGFLSDKVGVIKTLVGVFAVSMAGLIVLYVSGDFAGGASVVLFYVGISCIGLAFGAIMGIYPGFTAAQFGSKHNSVNYGIMFIGFALSGYFGPTIMSEIKASSGSYQKAFLVSLAIAAVGFLLTLMLSAKHRQSA; this is translated from the coding sequence ATGAGCTTAACCGTTAAACGGTGGTTTGTGCTCGCCGCGAGCTGCCTTGTCAACCTGTGCATCGGTTCCATATACGCCTGGAGCGTATTCGCTAAACCCATGGCTGCCTACCTCTCTTCCGTGGGAGGGGCTGCCTTGGGCAGCCTTGCCATAGTTTTTACCGTGGCGAACAGCGTCGGTCCCATTACCATGATTTCCGGCGGATTTATCAACGACAGGGCAAGCCCTCGGTTCATCATCCTTACCGGGGGGATTCTCTTCGGCGGAGGCATATTCTTTTCCGGATTTGCCAAATCCTTGGGGATGCTGATCGTAAGTTACGGCCTTGGCACCGGCCTTGGCCTTGGCTTGGTATACGGTTGCGTGGTGGCCAACATGATCAAGTTTTTCCCGGACCATCGGGGCTTGGTAGGTGGGCTTGTCACCGCCTCGTACGGCGTCTGTTCCGTCATCATGCCGCCCCTAGCCAACGCCCTCATCGCCGCCAACGGTGTTACGGCGACTTTTAAAATCATCGGCGCCGTTATGATGATCCTGATAGGGGCCGCTTCGTTTTTTATTATCCGCTGTCCCCCGGGCTTTGTTCCCGAGGGCTGGACACCGCCGGCGGCTAAAAGCGGCGGGCCGGTCGGAGCCGAAAAAGACTGGAAGGGGATGCTCTTGGACCCGATTTTTTACGTGATGATGATGATGCTCTGCTGCGGTGCCTTTTCCGGTCTTATGGTAATTTCCCAGGCATCGCCGGTTGCACAGGAGATGATCGGCATGAGTGCAGCCTCGGCCGCGGTTGCGGTATCCTTTCTGGCCTTGGTAAACACTTTCGGCCGCATAGTGGCCGGTTTCCTGTCCGACAAGGTCGGTGTCATAAAAACCCTTGTCGGCGTTTTTGCCGTGTCCATGGCAGGCCTTATCGTGCTGTATGTTTCTGGAGATTTCGCCGGCGGCGCGTCGGTCGTTCTGTTTTACGTCGGTATAAGCTGTATCGGGCTGGCTTTTGGCGCGATTATGGGAATCTACCCCGGTTTTACGGCAGCCCAGTTCGGATCAAAACACAACAGCGTCAATTACGGCATCATGTTTATCGGCTTTGCCCTGTCCGGCTACTTCGGCCCCACGATTATGAGCGAGATAAAAGCCTCCAGCGGCAGCTACCAAAAGGCCTTTCTTGTGAGTCTTGCCATCGCCGCCGTGGGTTTCTTGTTGACGTTGATGTTATCGGCGAAACACAGGCAATCAGCATAA
- a CDS encoding ankyrin repeat domain-containing protein: MNMDTLFEEFVRDGRVDLGWKDEYGSSFLHHAVWMEKVDLVKFLLDSGAAVNARRMDGFTPLHWAAYKGNTAIAKLLVDQGADINSIASGTTPLFWAIARDHEELSRYLLERGADCLAAGEDYPTPLACFEKHMGINVTDGYAQYGSSLIIALLEDRDACQQGHPELPPFPKASLSFEQVSNYLDRTEIQVSVTNEGKGDLFDLVADLSITGTKNIQQKLYFGKISPGNKVVRNCFLSSLDYRDIGKDLSVSVSFTEENNYLPENCSGKITVPVPDREFIVDHLTELDASTVKSMVDNGYFTINDLSRAVILRSSDLTIDEIKPYVETDLIDRTVIDKLIKYEKIPYTASDLVYFAQKKAITQENLELVFLENRIPFDAENILHVAESHYISRQVVEALYSAGISFSEEQVQKLIALKAFSLPEVLYTYTISDGDSASSSGNRDGMIQVGEGVDFDVIVKNNSIFDMSNVTIGLESDDTAIDLFKNSLRLNMLVSGATAGLNATIGVKRSFSGDTLPLRIVVEDRHFGTLIDKQLDVPVGRSVGSPVLSINKKVSASQNLVVKSGAAENASQIAVLSEGAVLDTVGELDEWYKVEIYGKYGWVEKSQVVDFRVPDSHTFLVENRKDFSIDDGTSDTYAERAFVNSRPILEVISPSNNDNVYNRTSMEILAVDRTYGIASVDIRVNGASLEGSGARGLRVADAQHERYRGTYPLVLKKGENEVSVTVYNTKNVASDTQLLHLYSQGIQNPPSLYVLSVGVSDYELSSQNLNYAAGDAQKIAAVFGTQEHAEIYDQVHIKTLLDGNATRANIKDGINTFLSDARVDDMVVLFFAGHGITDSRGRYYLLGYDGDMNNPSANGLKQSDFEDDLIASVQAKKVLVMLDSCQSGGVTGRRGNENITEVVDRLSSATGFTVMSAARGNEYAYENANWHGGAFTLAVEDALAKSRADANQDGYVDINELDSFVYNKVIELTGSKQHPTSKRYSTESYLFYQVQ, encoded by the coding sequence ATGAATATGGATACTCTCTTTGAGGAATTTGTTCGTGACGGGAGGGTTGATCTCGGCTGGAAGGACGAGTATGGTTCGTCCTTTTTACATCATGCGGTATGGATGGAAAAAGTAGATCTTGTCAAATTCTTATTAGACTCTGGTGCTGCGGTAAACGCGCGTCGTATGGATGGTTTTACTCCTTTGCATTGGGCGGCCTATAAGGGAAATACGGCGATTGCGAAACTCTTGGTCGATCAAGGTGCAGATATCAACAGCATTGCAAGTGGGACAACACCCCTGTTTTGGGCGATTGCTCGTGATCATGAAGAGTTGTCTCGATATCTTCTTGAACGGGGAGCGGACTGTCTTGCAGCTGGGGAAGATTACCCAACTCCTCTCGCATGTTTTGAAAAACATATGGGAATTAATGTAACTGATGGCTATGCTCAGTACGGTTCCTCACTGATTATTGCATTGCTTGAGGATCGTGATGCTTGCCAGCAGGGGCACCCTGAACTACCTCCTTTCCCGAAAGCCTCGTTAAGCTTCGAACAGGTTTCAAACTATTTGGATCGAACGGAAATACAGGTAAGTGTTACCAACGAGGGAAAAGGAGATCTGTTTGATTTGGTGGCGGATCTTTCCATTACAGGAACGAAGAATATCCAGCAAAAGCTCTATTTTGGAAAAATCTCACCGGGAAATAAGGTTGTGAGAAACTGTTTTCTTTCTTCGTTGGATTATCGTGATATCGGAAAAGACCTTTCTGTTTCGGTATCGTTTACCGAGGAGAATAATTATCTTCCTGAGAATTGTAGTGGAAAGATAACGGTTCCCGTACCTGACAGAGAATTTATTGTTGATCATCTGACGGAGCTTGATGCTTCAACGGTCAAATCCATGGTAGATAATGGTTATTTCACAATAAATGATTTGAGTCGGGCGGTCATTCTTCGATCGTCTGATTTGACTATCGATGAAATAAAACCTTATGTGGAAACAGACCTGATTGATCGAACGGTCATTGACAAGCTAATTAAATATGAGAAGATACCCTATACCGCCTCCGATTTGGTCTATTTTGCTCAAAAAAAGGCGATTACCCAGGAAAATCTGGAGTTGGTTTTCCTGGAAAATCGGATTCCTTTCGATGCCGAGAATATTCTTCACGTTGCGGAATCGCATTATATTTCCCGACAGGTGGTAGAGGCCCTCTATAGTGCGGGAATCAGTTTTTCGGAAGAGCAGGTTCAAAAGCTTATCGCTCTTAAAGCTTTTTCTCTGCCAGAGGTGCTGTACACTTACACAATCAGTGATGGCGATAGTGCAAGTTCGTCCGGGAACAGGGATGGGATGATTCAGGTTGGTGAAGGAGTCGATTTTGATGTCATTGTCAAAAATAATTCGATTTTCGATATGTCCAATGTAACGATAGGTTTGGAATCGGATGATACGGCAATTGACCTTTTTAAAAATAGCCTTCGGTTAAACATGCTTGTCAGTGGAGCAACTGCAGGATTGAATGCAACTATCGGTGTGAAGCGCTCTTTTAGCGGCGATACGCTGCCTTTGCGTATAGTTGTAGAAGATCGCCATTTTGGGACTCTTATCGACAAACAACTGGATGTGCCAGTCGGCAGAAGTGTCGGATCTCCCGTTCTTTCCATCAATAAAAAGGTTTCTGCCTCGCAGAACCTTGTGGTAAAAAGCGGGGCTGCGGAGAATGCCTCGCAGATTGCCGTGCTCTCCGAAGGGGCTGTTCTCGATACTGTTGGAGAGCTTGATGAGTGGTATAAGGTGGAAATCTACGGAAAATACGGGTGGGTGGAAAAGTCCCAAGTAGTGGATTTTCGTGTTCCGGACAGTCATACCTTCCTTGTAGAGAACAGGAAAGATTTTTCCATAGATGATGGCACTTCCGATACCTATGCCGAACGTGCATTTGTTAATTCCCGACCCATTCTTGAAGTCATTTCACCATCAAACAATGACAATGTTTACAACCGTACCTCTATGGAGATTCTGGCTGTCGACCGAACATACGGTATAGCTTCGGTCGATATACGGGTCAATGGCGCTTCATTGGAAGGAAGTGGTGCCCGGGGGCTGAGGGTTGCAGATGCTCAGCACGAGAGGTACCGCGGAACCTATCCCCTGGTTCTTAAAAAAGGAGAAAACGAGGTTAGTGTTACCGTCTATAATACAAAAAATGTAGCCTCGGATACCCAGCTGCTACACCTTTATTCCCAGGGAATTCAAAACCCTCCCTCTCTTTATGTGCTTTCGGTGGGGGTAAGTGACTATGAACTATCCTCCCAGAATCTGAACTATGCGGCTGGAGATGCACAAAAGATTGCTGCGGTCTTTGGAACCCAGGAACATGCTGAGATTTACGATCAGGTCCATATTAAAACGCTCCTTGATGGAAATGCTACGAGGGCTAACATTAAGGATGGAATAAATACCTTTCTTTCCGATGCCCGGGTTGATGATATGGTTGTTCTTTTTTTTGCGGGTCACGGCATAACGGACAGTCGTGGTCGCTACTATCTGCTTGGCTATGATGGAGATATGAATAATCCCTCTGCAAACGGTCTTAAGCAGAGTGATTTTGAAGATGATCTTATCGCTTCGGTACAGGCAAAAAAGGTGCTGGTCATGCTCGATTCCTGTCAGAGCGGTGGAGTTACCGGCAGGCGGGGAAATGAGAATATTACCGAGGTGGTCGACCGCCTGAGTTCGGCGACGGGTTTTACGGTCATGAGTGCTGCTCGGGGCAACGAGTATGCCTATGAAAATGCTAACTGGCATGGTGGGGCCTTTACCCTTGCGGTAGAAGATGCTTTGGCCAAATCACGGGCCGATGCGAATCAGGACGGTTATGTGGATATCAACGAACTGGATAGTTTTGTGTACAACAAGGTGATTGAACTGACCGGTAGCAAACAGCATCCAACAAGCAAGCGTTATTCTACGGAAAGTTACCTATTTTATCAAGTGCAATAG
- a CDS encoding fucose isomerase, whose protein sequence is MIKRCLDVKLNVQPLCFGLVHKFAYEGPCRFSSGDALTNEYDKIAAQQVFSDFKDDLAKNIPDFVELREPLYFECNDDWLLPQENFDQMMKDLGEIDVYLIHSGIARERQIIELAERSKKPILLSPRLGCMITSITASLYSRGLETYAANTWSDLIKEMNVLRTKKAVQNANVLAGVRFNSNTSYACNDSFISLPKVTEVFGTHFRYVNLHEFFDYIHPLPEGGNYTTPGRMDTPNLTDEDVKKAESLADELIGGAEPDNLDIERTYVINSCKIYVLVEKLLNLYDCNGFTFPCPDACSTMRMNKEEFTFCLNHSLLTEQGIPSTCDSDINSMMAMFMLTTLSDKAPSLGNAWPVLFDDSGNVIPISSRFDLENDLANVTDHSNLYLVDHSSQIRKKKGICCEPSKYGLRHFAFDKKFGAVFRYDFNQDVGQKITICRFSPDCRKMLIGTGTVVCGGGYYTDNCNNYVIFRVNDQKKFYQAHKYTGNHLALAYGDYVEELKLLADAFGLEALMV, encoded by the coding sequence ATGATTAAACGGTGCTTAGATGTTAAACTCAATGTACAGCCACTTTGCTTTGGACTTGTACATAAATTCGCTTATGAGGGACCATGCCGGTTTTCTTCAGGCGATGCACTTACGAACGAGTATGATAAAATTGCTGCTCAGCAGGTTTTTTCGGATTTTAAGGACGATTTAGCTAAGAATATTCCTGATTTTGTGGAGCTTCGGGAACCGCTCTATTTTGAATGTAATGATGATTGGCTTCTGCCTCAGGAGAACTTTGATCAAATGATGAAAGATCTTGGTGAGATTGATGTTTATTTAATTCATTCAGGTATTGCACGTGAGCGTCAGATTATTGAATTGGCAGAGCGTAGCAAAAAGCCGATTCTTTTGTCCCCAAGGCTGGGATGCATGATCACCTCTATAACGGCCAGTTTATATAGTCGCGGCCTGGAAACATATGCTGCCAATACATGGAGCGATCTTATAAAGGAAATGAATGTGCTGCGGACAAAGAAAGCAGTACAAAATGCAAATGTCCTGGCAGGTGTGCGATTTAATTCCAACACATCTTATGCGTGTAATGATTCTTTTATCAGTCTGCCCAAGGTTACAGAAGTTTTTGGCACACATTTCCGCTATGTGAATCTTCATGAGTTTTTCGACTATATACATCCGTTGCCCGAAGGTGGTAACTATACGACACCAGGTCGTATGGACACTCCAAATCTTACTGATGAAGATGTAAAAAAAGCTGAAAGCTTGGCGGATGAACTTATTGGGGGGGCAGAACCTGACAATCTTGATATCGAACGTACGTATGTCATTAATTCCTGCAAGATTTATGTTTTGGTTGAAAAACTTCTTAATTTATATGACTGCAATGGTTTTACGTTTCCTTGCCCGGATGCTTGTTCGACTATGCGCATGAACAAGGAGGAATTTACCTTTTGTCTTAACCACTCTCTGTTGACGGAACAAGGTATCCCTTCCACCTGTGATTCGGACATTAACAGTATGATGGCTATGTTTATGTTGACTACACTGTCAGATAAGGCGCCTTCTTTAGGCAACGCCTGGCCGGTACTATTTGACGATAGTGGGAATGTGATTCCTATTTCTTCACGTTTTGATCTTGAGAACGATCTGGCCAATGTAACAGATCACTCCAACTTGTACCTTGTTGATCATTCCAGCCAGATTCGCAAGAAAAAAGGTATTTGTTGTGAACCTTCCAAGTACGGCTTGAGGCATTTTGCGTTTGATAAAAAGTTCGGAGCGGTTTTCCGTTATGACTTTAACCAGGATGTTGGTCAGAAGATTACAATTTGCCGATTCTCTCCCGATTGCAGGAAAATGCTTATTGGCACCGGTACTGTTGTGTGCGGTGGCGGATACTATACTGATAATTGTAATAACTATGTGATTTTCCGCGTAAATGATCAGAAGAAGTTTTATCAGGCCCATAAATATACGGGTAATCATCTGGCCCTTGCTTATGGTGACTATGTGGAAGAACTGAAACTTCTTGCCGATGCCTTTGGACTTGAAGCGCTTATGGTTTAA
- a CDS encoding FAD-dependent oxidoreductase, translating to MARKQVIVDKKYDVIVCGGGTSGVAAAIASARGGASTLLIERVGALGGQLCFSGPPGFAFAHLFNPKGEQDAAGIIQEIHTRMLKEGHALPHLKPEHRLEGGYTFSYIDPDWFALTIFEMMEEEGVELLLHSLVVDVVQDGNKVTGVEVENTNGTMIIQGNIIIDCTGEGDIAVRAGALSEYVDKKTVQPHTISFTMDGVDWKELMNWIHKNPDQIVWFEHTLPHWSEERKEQAHQKALEFYKTCDDPALFGEIMGFTEFHKKGLETGEWHGCSGVGFFLTPREGGHIQAHMQHSSQVPEVLTDNAWDITKGEIVCRKQNILALKFFRKYIPGFKNAYLTRLCPELRMREGRRIMGDYKLTRDDVAVGKEFSDVIGKSHFKAGAHHTTDQNTIAQVEKVCPSDDGSYDIPYRCLVPLKVENMLIAGKHVSTDRDAYLRYLHQTMITGQAAGAAAAICVKKGISPRALEKNVSELQSTLKKQGAILDGTT from the coding sequence ATGGCGAGAAAACAGGTTATTGTTGATAAAAAATACGATGTCATCGTTTGCGGCGGCGGTACTTCCGGTGTCGCGGCGGCTATTGCCTCGGCTCGAGGCGGAGCGTCTACCCTGTTGATTGAACGGGTAGGGGCCCTCGGCGGACAGCTTTGTTTTTCAGGGCCTCCGGGCTTCGCGTTTGCCCACCTGTTCAACCCAAAAGGCGAACAGGATGCCGCGGGCATTATTCAGGAGATTCATACCCGTATGCTGAAAGAGGGGCACGCCCTGCCGCATCTTAAACCGGAGCACCGGCTTGAAGGAGGCTACACCTTTTCGTATATAGACCCGGACTGGTTTGCTCTGACAATTTTTGAAATGATGGAAGAAGAAGGGGTGGAATTATTGCTTCACAGCCTTGTCGTGGATGTGGTGCAGGACGGGAACAAGGTGACCGGCGTCGAGGTGGAAAACACCAACGGAACGATGATCATCCAAGGAAACATCATCATTGACTGCACCGGAGAAGGGGACATCGCGGTACGGGCAGGTGCCCTTTCCGAATACGTTGATAAAAAAACTGTCCAGCCCCACACGATTTCTTTTACCATGGATGGGGTTGATTGGAAGGAACTGATGAACTGGATCCATAAAAACCCGGATCAGATTGTGTGGTTCGAACATACGCTGCCGCATTGGTCGGAGGAGCGGAAAGAGCAGGCCCATCAGAAGGCCCTCGAATTCTACAAGACCTGCGACGACCCGGCCTTGTTCGGAGAAATTATGGGCTTTACCGAGTTCCACAAAAAGGGGCTCGAGACCGGTGAATGGCACGGATGTTCTGGAGTGGGCTTCTTCCTTACCCCCCGGGAAGGCGGCCATATTCAGGCCCATATGCAGCATTCATCTCAGGTGCCGGAAGTGCTCACCGACAATGCCTGGGACATCACCAAAGGTGAGATAGTGTGTCGCAAGCAGAACATCCTGGCGCTCAAGTTTTTCCGCAAATACATTCCAGGCTTTAAGAACGCATACCTTACCCGGCTTTGCCCCGAACTGCGCATGCGTGAGGGCCGCAGAATTATGGGCGACTATAAACTCACCCGGGACGATGTAGCTGTGGGGAAAGAGTTCTCCGATGTTATAGGAAAGAGCCACTTCAAGGCTGGCGCACACCACACCACCGACCAGAACACAATCGCCCAGGTGGAGAAGGTCTGCCCGAGCGACGACGGCTCCTATGACATCCCTTACCGATGCCTTGTTCCGCTGAAAGTCGAGAATATGCTTATCGCAGGCAAGCATGTTTCCACCGACCGGGACGCCTATCTGCGTTACCTGCACCAAACCATGATCACCGGACAGGCCGCCGGCGCCGCCGCCGCAATCTGCGTGAAGAAAGGCATTTCTCCCCGGGCACTGGAAAAAAACGTCAGCGAGCTGCAAAGCACCCTGAAAAAACAGGGCGCCATCCTGGACGGGACGACCTGA
- a CDS encoding SufE family protein produces MTEEMSISQLEDTFIEDINNLGDWFLQYEYLIEISVDIPHIELQERTHERKVPGCQSGVWIILKYVDKKVRIRADSEALIIRGFLAMYVLLLDNRTPEEILSFHPRFIEETNIKSQISTDRFHGLQSVFSTIQDFAAKCIETE; encoded by the coding sequence ATGACTGAAGAAATGTCTATTTCTCAGTTGGAAGATACCTTCATAGAGGACATTAATAATTTAGGAGACTGGTTTTTACAGTACGAATATTTAATAGAGATTTCTGTGGATATACCACATATCGAATTGCAGGAAAGGACTCATGAGCGAAAGGTTCCAGGGTGCCAATCAGGTGTATGGATCATATTGAAGTATGTCGATAAAAAAGTCCGAATTCGAGCTGATAGTGAAGCACTTATTATCAGAGGCTTCCTTGCTATGTATGTACTGCTCTTGGATAACAGAACGCCGGAGGAAATTTTGTCTTTTCATCCTCGCTTTATCGAGGAAACCAATATAAAAAGCCAGATATCTACGGATCGATTCCATGGGTTGCAGTCTGTTTTTTCAACGATACAAGATTTTGCCGCAAAATGCATTGAAACGGAGTGA
- a CDS encoding UGSC family (seleno)protein — protein sequence MGKQQNRLLDPRGFQDRTVITMAKRPSLDELRKGKILFYNNTKLGFCNYYTVFGRIKEKLQEIGASNFVEYTETVRGKDAKKLADYAAMLAKEKPVAAIVALGDMGTSSSTTVVTIELEKLGIPAVYMTAPPGSAITEGVGVYRAGQLCLCSVDIYQASTIEEVAHQVDVKWDYILKSLTSNGEELAKLSHIDFKMDKVPPAKDGYLPKTFELGSEEEPCDNLELINDYFNDEHISDGLPIIPPTRVRYDNMLAYCPFSESLVLCPPSGPSGKSITVKDVAIAAVMAGCKPKAMPILIAAFKALGNPLYNFNQSVTTSHPGGNLVLVSGPIAQEIGISGKQGCMGPGWPMNATIGRAVNLVIMNVLRSVPGVCDLDCIASQAEFTYCFAEEPELAQWNMINEDHFDKNTTTVYVLKAEPIHDVIDFLSLDGYDLLDTLTHCCTTLGSNNAYMPGPLVMAITPDHGMMLKNAGYTKEMIQEHIHTYVYHEVPMIRNRGLVPVRPESFKNRHPMPVTRSPKDVEVVVVGGRGGHDGIILPWALHSEGIVEPIALPNGKAAKSIEEFKK from the coding sequence ATGGGAAAACAACAGAACAGGTTACTGGATCCCAGGGGCTTTCAGGACAGGACCGTCATTACTATGGCGAAGCGACCGTCTTTGGATGAGTTGAGAAAAGGAAAAATTCTTTTTTACAACAACACCAAACTTGGGTTTTGTAATTACTATACGGTATTTGGCCGTATAAAGGAAAAACTACAGGAAATCGGCGCGTCGAACTTTGTGGAATACACCGAGACTGTCCGGGGCAAAGACGCAAAGAAACTGGCCGATTACGCGGCCATGCTGGCCAAAGAGAAACCGGTTGCGGCGATTGTGGCTTTAGGCGACATGGGCACTTCCTCTTCGACCACGGTGGTTACTATCGAACTGGAAAAACTGGGTATTCCTGCGGTGTATATGACCGCGCCTCCGGGATCGGCGATTACCGAAGGGGTTGGCGTGTACCGCGCCGGACAGCTTTGTCTCTGCTCGGTGGATATTTACCAGGCCAGTACCATAGAAGAGGTAGCGCATCAGGTAGATGTAAAATGGGACTATATATTGAAATCCCTCACTTCCAACGGCGAGGAGCTTGCAAAACTATCCCATATCGATTTCAAGATGGACAAGGTTCCGCCCGCGAAAGACGGCTACCTTCCCAAAACCTTCGAGCTCGGCAGCGAAGAAGAACCTTGCGACAACCTGGAGCTGATCAACGATTACTTTAACGACGAGCATATCAGTGATGGTTTGCCGATTATTCCGCCCACAAGGGTACGGTACGACAACATGCTGGCCTATTGCCCCTTCTCGGAAAGCCTGGTCCTTTGCCCTCCCTCGGGCCCGTCCGGAAAGAGTATAACGGTCAAGGACGTGGCCATAGCGGCGGTGATGGCGGGCTGCAAGCCCAAGGCGATGCCCATACTGATAGCGGCTTTTAAAGCCCTGGGCAACCCACTCTACAACTTTAACCAGAGCGTCACCACATCACACCCGGGCGGCAACCTTGTGCTGGTGTCCGGACCCATCGCCCAGGAAATCGGTATCTCCGGCAAACAAGGTTGCATGGGGCCTGGCTGGCCAATGAACGCCACCATCGGCCGGGCGGTTAACCTGGTCATCATGAACGTGCTTCGTTCCGTACCTGGGGTCTGCGACCTTGACTGCATCGCCAGCCAGGCGGAGTTTACCTACTGCTTCGCCGAGGAACCGGAACTGGCCCAGTGGAACATGATCAACGAAGACCACTTCGACAAGAATACTACGACGGTTTATGTCCTTAAGGCCGAACCGATTCACGATGTTATCGACTTTTTAAGCCTTGATGGTTACGACCTCCTGGATACGCTGACTCATTGCTGTACTACTCTGGGTTCCAACAATGCCTATATGCCCGGGCCGTTGGTCATGGCTATAACCCCGGATCACGGCATGATGTTGAAAAATGCCGGTTACACAAAGGAAATGATTCAGGAACACATCCACACCTATGTGTACCACGAGGTACCTATGATACGGAATCGGGGCCTTGTTCCGGTTCGGCCCGAAAGCTTTAAAAACCGGCACCCTATGCCGGTTACACGGTCGCCCAAAGATGTTGAAGTGGTGGTGGTCGGCGGTCGAGGAGGCCACGACGGCATCATACTTCCTTGGGCCTTGCACAGCGAGGGCATTGTGGAACCGATCGCACTTCCCAACGGCAAAGCTGCGAAGTCAATCGAAGAATTCAAAAAATAG
- a CDS encoding aminotransferase class V-fold PLP-dependent enzyme, translating to MLPVAKIREDFPILSTKIDGRPLIYLDNAATMQVPLCVLERLRSHYLHDNANIHRGIYTLSERSTQAYEDARITVRDFLGADSKEEIVFTQGATDSINMAADGLRETLHINDMIVITELEHHSNFLPWQRLCHRTGATFAIIPCPDGMPDMEAYKKILSQNPKLVAVTQVSNLTGTVMPLGEMTRLAHEAGAVIFVDGAQGIRHCDTHVSAEDYDFYCFSGHKIMGPAGIGVLYGKRRLLEMLKPSRLGGGMVGTVTGQDFTEAPLPYRLEAGTPNYPGAIALAEAIRYIDRLGRKAIADYENMLVDYAVEKLSEVAGLHVLGHPVNRAGVVSFVLDTMHPYDAASILDKLGVAIRSGTHCAQPALQRFGVTAALRLSPAFYNTRAEIDEACLAIRQTQDLMSRWIKK from the coding sequence ATGTTACCTGTAGCAAAAATTCGGGAAGATTTTCCCATACTTTCAACAAAAATAGATGGCCGACCGCTCATTTATTTGGATAATGCCGCGACAATGCAGGTGCCTCTTTGCGTATTGGAGCGGCTTCGTTCTCATTATCTGCATGATAATGCAAATATACATCGTGGCATCTATACCCTTAGTGAACGGTCGACCCAGGCTTATGAAGATGCGCGAATAACTGTCCGTGATTTTTTGGGGGCAGATAGTAAAGAAGAGATTGTCTTTACTCAAGGGGCCACCGATTCAATCAATATGGCAGCTGATGGGCTGCGTGAGACGTTACATATCAATGATATGATTGTCATAACCGAACTTGAACACCATTCCAATTTTCTTCCGTGGCAAAGGCTGTGCCATAGAACGGGGGCAACGTTTGCAATCATACCATGTCCTGATGGAATGCCTGATATGGAGGCATACAAAAAAATTCTTTCTCAGAATCCTAAATTGGTTGCCGTTACACAGGTTTCGAATCTTACGGGAACAGTAATGCCGTTGGGCGAGATGACGCGGCTGGCTCATGAGGCCGGTGCTGTAATCTTTGTGGATGGAGCACAAGGCATTAGGCACTGCGATACACATGTTTCTGCAGAAGATTATGATTTTTACTGTTTTTCCGGCCATAAGATCATGGGGCCTGCCGGTATCGGTGTGCTATATGGTAAACGAAGACTCTTGGAGATGTTGAAACCATCACGTCTTGGAGGCGGCATGGTAGGTACTGTAACGGGTCAAGATTTTACCGAAGCACCGCTGCCGTATAGATTAGAGGCTGGAACGCCCAACTATCCAGGTGCTATTGCCTTAGCGGAAGCAATACGATATATAGACAGACTTGGGCGTAAAGCCATTGCCGATTATGAAAATATGCTTGTCGATTATGCCGTGGAAAAACTTTCTGAAGTTGCAGGACTACATGTCTTAGGTCATCCTGTTAATCGTGCTGGTGTAGTTTCTTTTGTTTTGGATACTATGCATCCTTATGATGCGGCTAGTATACTAGACAAATTGGGCGTTGCAATCCGATCGGGTACGCATTGTGCTCAACCGGCATTACAGCGGTTCGGTGTTACTGCGGCGCTTCGATTATCACCGGCATTTTATAATACTCGCGCAGAAATCGATGAGGCATGTCTGGCAATACGGCAAACACAGGATTTAATGAGTAGGTGGATTAAAAAATGA